In one window of Brenneria goodwinii DNA:
- a CDS encoding inositol monophosphatase family protein, whose product MTQINLERREAALKRIILDAGDTALRHFRSRQPGEFSLKGHQDFLTEADTLVEQQIRQDIADAFPEDALLGEETGSQTADASSLWVVDPIDGTANFARGIEHFCVAIAFVSQGVAELGAIYNPTSQELYMARRGRYARKNGLALHTANTDDARNATFELGWSTRVTQRRYLDVMTAILSQGANVRRGSSGALALAWVAEGRTDGYAELHMNAWDCLAGLLLVREAGGSTGPIPTDSEGIFNGWPVLAAAPGVADALARATGIPIAADDIPPVAEQTDAKSAAPRYDRPAVSLIASDFPGWDMDIYIGGSAGVTDLALLERYDIRTVINCAVNLDIDWVSSPETGIGAHLLNHGSGPIRYYKLGLVDGGGNAPAMLHAGYQLMRSALLQQIPDKPSYRNRERGNILVNCRGGRSRSVALVAVFMHLECPERYPTLASAIAHIRDKRQLHPDEWYETPKPELISLAQRAIEMEQALRAAGLSVAQPKTR is encoded by the coding sequence TTGACTCAAATTAACCTGGAGCGGCGTGAGGCCGCGTTAAAACGCATTATTCTCGACGCCGGCGATACGGCGCTCCGACATTTTCGTTCGCGTCAGCCGGGTGAGTTCTCGCTTAAAGGCCACCAGGACTTTCTGACCGAAGCCGATACGCTGGTGGAACAGCAGATCCGCCAGGACATTGCCGATGCGTTTCCTGAAGATGCCCTGCTGGGCGAGGAAACCGGCAGCCAAACCGCTGACGCATCCAGCCTGTGGGTGGTCGATCCGATCGACGGCACCGCCAATTTCGCGCGCGGCATCGAACACTTTTGCGTCGCTATCGCGTTCGTCAGTCAGGGCGTCGCTGAACTGGGCGCGATTTACAACCCAACGAGCCAGGAATTATATATGGCGCGTCGCGGCCGCTACGCGCGGAAAAACGGCCTGGCGTTGCATACCGCCAACACAGACGACGCACGTAACGCCACCTTCGAACTGGGCTGGTCAACCCGCGTGACTCAGCGGCGCTATCTGGACGTGATGACCGCGATACTCAGCCAGGGCGCCAACGTGCGCCGCGGATCGTCCGGCGCGCTGGCGTTGGCCTGGGTGGCGGAAGGCCGTACCGACGGCTACGCCGAATTGCATATGAACGCCTGGGACTGTCTGGCGGGTTTACTGCTGGTGCGCGAAGCCGGCGGCAGCACCGGCCCCATCCCTACCGATAGCGAAGGCATCTTCAACGGCTGGCCGGTTTTAGCGGCGGCGCCGGGCGTAGCGGATGCGTTGGCGCGCGCCACGGGCATCCCGATCGCCGCCGATGATATCCCGCCTGTAGCTGAACAGACCGACGCCAAATCGGCCGCGCCGCGCTACGACCGCCCGGCGGTCAGCCTGATAGCGTCCGATTTTCCCGGCTGGGACATGGATATCTATATCGGCGGCAGCGCCGGAGTAACCGACTTGGCGCTGCTGGAGCGGTATGACATCAGGACTGTGATTAACTGCGCCGTCAATCTTGATATCGACTGGGTATCCTCCCCGGAAACCGGTATCGGCGCCCACCTGCTCAACCACGGTTCCGGCCCTATCCGCTACTACAAGCTCGGACTGGTCGACGGCGGCGGAAATGCGCCGGCGATGCTGCATGCGGGCTATCAGCTGATGCGCTCCGCCCTGCTGCAGCAAATTCCCGACAAGCCTTCTTACCGCAATCGGGAACGAGGCAATATTCTGGTTAACTGCCGTGGCGGACGCAGCCGCTCGGTCGCGCTGGTCGCCGTATTCATGCATCTGGAATGTCCGGAACGCTATCCGACATTAGCATCGGCTATCGCGCATATTCGGGATAAACGTCAGTTGCACCCGGATGAGTGGTACGAAACCCCAAAACCGGAACTGATTTCACTGGCGCAGCGAGCCATTGAGATGGAACAGGCATTAAGGGCGGC
- a CDS encoding ABC transporter substrate-binding protein, with protein sequence MNRKLITSLVILATCAAGAAGAQAAESFDLQSLIAQAKKEAPITVYASTGKIVQQAKEFSKLYGVNAVGIKADAPQVIEIISREAQAHNVKADVAIIEDAPAGMEQLLSKGYVQSWVPDDIKAHIPAHYQNPLTVVLAPNVFAYNTAHYSSCPITNIWQLTEPKWRGKVAMQDPTSKPAYTDWFNQMATNYDQRVRDAYQQEFGKPLETDESSAMAAFVKALAANSPLLTHSDNDAAEAIGAPDGKGDFVGLVSTAKFRDNKNGMKLGLCHGMKPFIGWNYPSMGVIATGSHSPNAAKLFMHYLMTAEGIAPQGVDGKMSTNQTVKLPADEASGVEKYRDELMVYKTSTATTDWQSRQDWQDLWNLSYHK encoded by the coding sequence ATGAACCGCAAATTGATAACGAGCCTGGTCATCCTCGCGACGTGCGCCGCCGGTGCTGCCGGCGCACAGGCGGCGGAGTCCTTCGATCTGCAATCACTGATTGCGCAAGCGAAAAAAGAAGCGCCGATCACCGTCTACGCGTCAACCGGCAAGATCGTCCAGCAGGCTAAAGAGTTCAGCAAGCTATACGGCGTGAATGCGGTCGGTATTAAAGCCGACGCGCCGCAGGTCATCGAGATCATCAGCCGCGAGGCGCAGGCGCATAACGTCAAAGCCGACGTCGCGATAATAGAAGATGCGCCCGCCGGCATGGAGCAGTTGTTGAGCAAGGGGTATGTGCAAAGCTGGGTGCCGGACGATATAAAAGCCCATATCCCGGCCCACTATCAAAATCCGCTGACGGTGGTGCTGGCGCCGAATGTTTTCGCCTATAACACCGCGCATTACAGCAGTTGCCCGATCACCAACATCTGGCAACTGACCGAACCGAAGTGGCGAGGCAAAGTCGCCATGCAGGATCCCACCAGTAAGCCGGCCTACACGGACTGGTTCAATCAGATGGCCACCAACTACGATCAACGGGTGCGCGATGCCTATCAACAGGAATTCGGCAAACCGCTGGAAACCGATGAAAGCTCGGCGATGGCGGCGTTCGTGAAAGCGCTGGCGGCCAATAGTCCGCTGCTGACGCATTCCGACAACGACGCCGCGGAAGCGATTGGCGCGCCGGACGGTAAAGGCGATTTCGTCGGTCTGGTCTCCACGGCGAAATTCCGTGATAACAAGAACGGGATGAAACTGGGCCTCTGCCACGGCATGAAACCGTTCATCGGCTGGAATTACCCCAGCATGGGGGTTATCGCCACCGGCAGCCATAGCCCGAACGCCGCGAAGCTGTTTATGCATTACCTGATGACCGCCGAAGGCATCGCGCCACAGGGCGTGGACGGCAAGATGTCCACCAACCAGACGGTAAAACTGCCGGCGGATGAAGCCTCCGGCGTTGAAAAATACCGTGATGAGTTGATGGTATACAAAACGTCGACGGCGACAACCGACTGGCAGAGCCGCCAGGATTGGCAGGATCTTTGGAATCTGAGCTACCACAAATAG
- a CDS encoding ABC transporter ATP-binding protein: MPEITLTNLSKTYPGSQKPAVDAINLTVKDGEFMCLLGPSGCGKTTILRMIAGIEHASGGEIAIGGTVMDSVARATYVPPERRRVGLVFQSYALWPHMTVEQNVDFGLRLQKVSAVERIARCRDVMEKLRIAEYAARYPSQLSGGQQQRVALARMLAVNPGVLLLDEPLSNLDATLRLEMRAELRRLHETFGTTIVFVSHDQWEAMTLATTIAVMSAGHLQQVGTPDEIYARPANRFVAEFIGTPKLNMIPLNQPSSALAAYIQQRFSLRNNMHVCGIRPEEVALSEQPQTDSVPMIIDNIMPTGGSWVIELIKDGDRLLHSTQLRPRWRPHQQVHCQLPASSLHFFNQQGQRQELSMR; the protein is encoded by the coding sequence ATGCCTGAGATTACCTTAACCAATCTGAGCAAAACCTACCCCGGCAGCCAGAAACCGGCCGTGGACGCCATCAACCTGACGGTCAAAGACGGCGAGTTTATGTGTCTGCTTGGTCCATCCGGCTGCGGTAAAACCACCATCCTGCGCATGATCGCCGGTATTGAACACGCCAGCGGCGGCGAAATCGCCATTGGCGGTACGGTGATGGATTCCGTTGCCCGGGCGACATATGTTCCGCCGGAGCGGCGCCGCGTCGGCCTGGTATTTCAGAGTTACGCCCTGTGGCCGCATATGACGGTCGAGCAGAACGTCGATTTTGGCCTGCGATTACAAAAAGTCTCGGCCGTGGAACGCATAGCGCGTTGCCGGGATGTGATGGAAAAACTACGCATCGCCGAGTATGCCGCCCGCTATCCGTCCCAGCTTTCGGGCGGTCAGCAACAGCGCGTCGCGCTGGCCCGCATGCTGGCGGTCAATCCCGGCGTATTGCTGCTCGACGAACCCTTATCCAATCTTGATGCCACCCTGCGCCTGGAAATGCGGGCGGAGCTGCGCCGTCTGCACGAGACTTTCGGCACCACCATCGTTTTCGTCAGCCACGACCAATGGGAAGCGATGACCCTCGCCACCACCATCGCCGTTATGAGCGCCGGACATTTACAGCAGGTCGGCACGCCGGACGAGATCTACGCCAGGCCCGCCAACCGATTTGTCGCGGAGTTTATCGGCACGCCGAAGCTGAACATGATCCCGCTCAATCAGCCGTCCAGCGCGTTGGCCGCCTATATTCAGCAGCGTTTTTCCCTGCGCAACAATATGCATGTCTGCGGCATTCGTCCTGAAGAAGTCGCGCTATCCGAACAGCCACAGACCGACAGCGTGCCGATGATTATCGACAACATCATGCCTACCGGCGGCAGTTGGGTGATTGAACTGATCAAAGACGGCGATCGCCTGCTCCACTCCACGCAATTGCGCCCGCGCTGGCGGCCCCATCAGCAAGTGCACTGCCAGTTGCCCGCCTCGTCGCTGCATTTTTTCAACCAGCAGGGGCAACGTCAGGAACTCTCGATGCGCTGA